The sequence below is a genomic window from Ctenopharyngodon idella isolate HZGC_01 chromosome 11, HZGC01, whole genome shotgun sequence.
GATTCGCCTTTGGTACTACATAAGCTTCAAATTTGTCATAGCAAGTTTTGAGCAACTTAGCTTCATCATTTGGTGAGAGTCCATGTGTTATAAATATCCCCGACCCGTAGAAGCAGGTAGCTGCACTTCTCCGTCTCCTCTTTGCGGCGAAAACATCAGTTCAACGTGCTGCTTAAACTTTCTCCATGCATCGGGAAGATTCTGTGTTTCCCAATCCATTCGCGGCGCAGGCACTCCGGCAGCATCCATCTTCGCGATTCACCCTGACACCATGTATTATTTGTGAAAAGATGACTAGAATCTGCGATCAGCTTCAACACATGCGGTTTTCCTTTTTATTCTATCATTTCTTTGCATACACTGCATCACATCCTATTCACCCACTGCCCTCTAGTGCCTATATGCAGGAACTACATAACACATCAGAATCTATATTCAACAACTTGAATATTACCGTTAAtatgcagtggttcaaccttaatgttatgaagagacgagaatactttttgtgcgcaaaaacaaaaataacgactttattcaacaaatttgtctctcccATGATTCTCATACGCTATTTccattgcagagcttccgtgttgacgtccgaacgctggctcagtattggccggctctggtcacgtgagcagcacgacgtatgagaatgacgaattttttgaataaagtcgttatttttgctttgtttttgtgcacaaaaagtattctcgtcgcttcataacattaaggttgaaccactgcagtcacatgactgttttaatgatgtttttactacttttctggaccttgaatgtgttaatttcattgctttcaatgaaggataaaaaaaaaaacgtctggattttatcaaaaatatcttaatttgtgttctgaagatgaacgaaggtcttaagggggtggaacgacatgagggtgaggaattaatgacagaaatttcatttttgggtgaactaaccctttaacaaatgaGATACTAAAAAACTTCAAACAGTAGTATGCTACATTGTCACATGTTATCATTTCTGAAGTAAAACTgttaaactgcatttttaatccaaaaataatcaaaaaacatgttaaaaataatcCTGGTTCAGGAGGAAATGTAAAGTCGAGTGCATCAGGTCATCCAGGTACATACTGCGTACTACAGAAACAGCAGTATATTAGTATGCGACTGCGAGCGTCGAACCTCTGGTCTGCTGCTCTAACTGAGGGGAATTGAGACTATCTTCGGCAGAGGGCCGATCGGAGGAGGTCTGTATTTCTCCACACGCATTAACCTGCGGAGAATATCGTCCCGATCCTTCGGCCAGCTGTAGATGTACGTATTCTGCAGCCAGGTGGGAACGTAACTCTGAGAACGAGAAGACAACAGGCCCTGCGTCAGTGAGAAATGTGGCTTTGTTTGCAAATAGAAGCTGAATAGATAGATATTGTTCTGTGTAGAGAATCTGTTTGGGACTTGATTAACCGGTTTAGTGCATAATAAGAATACAAACATGCTTTGATTTGCTGAAACGCCTCGGGGTAAGTCACAGTAGCTGTGTTGAACTTCACAAACCTTTTTAGCCCCCGGGAACAGAATAGGAATGAACCTGTAGTTCCTGCAGCCGTTCTGAATGAATTCACTCTGCAGCTGATGGAGGGAATCAAACACGGCATATTTGAGCAACACACTCCCGTTaccaaacaatttttttgtgtgtgtgtgtgtgaacgttATTTACTGACCTGTCTGTGGATGTACACAGTGTTTGATGTTCTCTCGTCACTGTCCATACTGATATTAATGCCAGATATCGTCTCATAATACCTCaagctgatgatgatgatgattaggTAATCTTTCtgcagggagagagagagagttttgaGTAATTCTAGGTGTTTGGATGACGCCAatgatgatgtcacttcctgtgagTGTCTGTATATTTACCTCATTGAGATATCTCTCCATGCAGTCGATCTTACTGATGCTGTTCAGCTGTTGCTCAAAAACATCGATCTGTGTGCACAAAAATCAACTTTAACTGTGTCCAGATTAATctgaaaactgtgttttttaaAACGATTCTCAGCATACATGCGTGTCAAAGCCGTTGTTCCTGAGCAAAGCCACGAACTTAATGATCTCCTTCAGATGCTCTTCACTGTCGGCCTCGTATGTGACGAAAACTTTCCCTGCGTGGGGAAAATACGCCTATACGCTTCAGCATATGAAACTCTGCTGTATTCCCATTATTCTATGTTGACGTGCAGACAGGAAGCAGTACTCACTCTGTTCCTGTGACAGATGTGTGCATTGACTGGGGTTCTGTCTGGGGCTCAGAGATGCATGACCACTAAAGACACACAGAAAACATGTTACTCAACATAAActgagtatatatataattttttttttttttttaaataaatgactctttcttttttagttgtttctgccatggaataaaaatataaactcgcaactgcgagaaaaaaaaatcagaactttgagatgaaaagtcgcaattacctttttatttatttatttttttatattctgcggcagaaacaagcttctatagttTAATTCTAAAAGGACTCACTTTTCAGAAAAGTGTGTATCCACTTGTCTGTACTGCGTCAGGcctttaaaataaagcaaacaaaaatgtagacacatataaatatatagaataAACAGTGATTTTCGGTCgacattctgtcatttactcacccttatgttttTCTGACCCACTTATTTTCTAGGCTGTTTTTGTACGTAAACGCTTGTGTTCAATTCAAAATTATTGCATTTAGATGCCTTGTGTCACATGTGCAGCTGCATCAAAATTTTGTGCACTTTGGACAGCTTTCATGTACTTCCGTTTTGAGGTCATATttgtttcaaagaagaaaaaaagtcatatgcTTTTAAAACAACACAGAGGCGAGTAAATGATGGGTGGaacatatttctttctttctatttctcTCAGTTAgaaccaaaacattttacaatctGTTTAATTAATCTAtagtttttttagaaaacagtCCAGAAATCAAAATACTCCCTATATTTTCTATAAGGCTAGATGTAGAATATTTTAACCTCCAAAAGAACCATATACTAACTCAAGAACCCAAATGATgtctgtaatattttataatatttttgaaagaagtctcttctgctcaccaaggctgatttaatcaaaaatacattaaaaacagtgaaatatttttacaatttaaagggttagttcacccaaaaatgaaaataatgtcatttattactcaccacACCCGtgtgttgttccacacccgtaagacctttgttaatcttcggaacgcgaattaagatatttttgttgaaatccgatggctcagtgaggcctgcatagccagcaatgacatttcctctctcaagatccattaatgtactaaaaacatatttaaatcagttcatgtgagtacagtggttcaatattaatattataaagcgacgagaatatttttggtgcgccaaaaaaacaaaataacgacttatatagtgatggccgatttcaaaacactgcttcatgaagcttcagagcgttatgaatcagcgttatgaatcagcggttcggcgcgccaaagtcatgtgatttcagcagtttggcggtttgacacgcgatccgaactgctgattcgacacgctgattcataactctccgaagcagtgttttgaaatcgcccatcactatataagtcgttattttgtttttttttggcgcaccaaaaatattctcgtcgctttataatattaatattgaaccactgtactcacatgaactgatttaaatatgttttattacattaatggatcttgagagaggaaatgtcattgctggctatggaggcctcactgagccatcggatttcaacaaaaatatttcgtgttccgaagattaacgaaggtcttaagggtgtggaatggcatgagggtgagtaataaatgacagaattttcatttttgggtgaactaaccctttaaaataactgttttctatgtgaatatatagtaactgtaatttattcctgtgatcaaagctgaattttctgtcttcagtgtcacatgattcttcaggaatcattctaatatgctgatttgctgctcaagaaacatttctgattattatcaatgttgaaaacagttgtgctgcttcagatttttggGGAAaccattctttgatgaacagaaacgCACCTGAGGGTCTGTAGGGCAGCTGATGTCCCGGTCTGGAGCTGCAGTAATGGATGGGGTTCATGTGATGCTGAGGTGGGTGGTACTGACCAAAGCATTGCGGGCGCAGGTGAGCGCCGGGGTACGAGGGCGGGGGCGCAGATGGAGGAAACGAATGTAGAGATCTGGGATGCTCTAGACTCATGAGACTCGGGCTACAGCTGCCTGGAAGAGAGTGAGGCCTGCTGGGAAAAAACGAGCCGCTCTCTGAGAGCGTGTGGTAGATCGCAGACGGAAGGCAGGAGGGCAGGCTGTGAGGGGAACCTGAGGACGGCCAGCCCGTGTGATGGTCCCAGCTGGGGTAAGGCGTCTGATGAGCGTACGCTGAAGAGTAACTCTCTGCGTTATCCTGGTGAATGATCTGTGGAACGGTTGTGGAACGGTTATTGGGGTTGTGAGTGATGTCCGACTCAAACTCTTCACTCCTGGTTTCGTCATTCTCCTCTGGACAGTTTAGAGACGTGTACTGATGGGCCATGTGGGTCGGGTATCTGTACAAAAGATGAAAATCAGCACATTAATTTCTTCTGTTGTTAAGGAACATggtgagatgggaggaaaaattatatttcagtgcTTTTGCGTTCTCCCTAGAAAGTTTGCATCtgctcacaaaacttttgtgatggaaataataataaaagagaaTGCAGTTTTACAAATTTTTCCCATTTTAGACCGACCCCCAGGAGTCCCTACGAGGAACACAAGACAAAAACAGTCAACACCAGACAGGAgaacaaaacagacacaaaGCAGGGAGGGGAGTCAAGTCAACACAGGCAAAAACAGATAATCAAATCTCTAGAAGGGACCAGGGAGGGGCGGACGGGCGAAGCCAGGGAGGCTCAGGCAGGTCAGAAGTCCTAGCACAGGACCAGGGTGGATCAGGTGGGTCAGGAATCCTTGCAGATAGCCAGGGTGGGTCAGTGGGGCTGGCTGGGCAGGCAGCCTGAGTGGGAACTTGAGTGGGCCCAGCAGATCAGGGAACTTGAGTGGGACCATCCGAACAGGCAGATTAGACTCGGGCAGGACAGGAATCAGGGTAAAAACTGGGAACAAAATGAAGGTGACAGTCCCAATAGGAGTTCGTCTGCCAATGTAGTGGGCATGGGTCTGGTCAGCCTTCAGGTAGGGAACATGGGTCATGGTGGATCAGTT
It includes:
- the traf3ip2b gene encoding E3 ubiquitin ligase TRAF3IP2, with the protein product MAHQYTSLNCPEENDETRSEEFESDITHNPNNRSTTVPQIIHQDNAESYSSAYAHQTPYPSWDHHTGWPSSGSPHSLPSCLPSAIYHTLSESGSFFPSRPHSLPGSCSPSLMSLEHPRSLHSFPPSAPPPSYPGAHLRPQCFGQYHPPQHHMNPIHYCSSRPGHQLPYRPSGLTQYRQVDTHFSENGHASLSPRQNPSQCTHLSQEQRKVFVTYEADSEEHLKEIIKFVALLRNNGFDTHIDVFEQQLNSISKIDCMERYLNEKDYLIIIIISLRYYETISGINISMDSDERTSNTVYIHRQLQSEFIQNGCRNYRFIPILFPGAKKSYVPTWLQNTYIYSWPKDRDDILRRLMRVEKYRPPPIGPLPKIVSIPLS